In Rhodococcus sp. OK302, one genomic interval encodes:
- a CDS encoding IclR family transcriptional regulator yields the protein MTSESNGSSVKQPGSQTLARGLQALELVATTPDGMTIQEVADALGVHRTIASRLLTTVADFRLIKRSTDGKYRAAGGLAALARDLYAGLRDEATPLLRRLANSLGASVALFVGERTEAVAVAVVEPKNARYWVSFREGGRHPIDRGAAGYALLAGQPPLPGESSRVTDARRDGFVLSYGEVEPGYWGLGVPLKQPANEPAGCLTLITASEELARAAIPEMIAAADKLSGGAT from the coding sequence GTGACTTCAGAATCAAATGGGTCGTCCGTCAAACAACCAGGCTCGCAGACACTAGCCCGCGGCTTGCAGGCTCTCGAATTGGTGGCCACCACGCCCGACGGGATGACCATCCAGGAAGTTGCCGACGCGCTGGGCGTCCATCGGACCATCGCGTCGCGATTACTCACCACGGTCGCGGACTTTCGGCTCATCAAACGCAGTACGGACGGTAAGTACCGCGCCGCTGGTGGATTGGCAGCACTGGCTCGAGACCTCTACGCAGGACTACGGGACGAAGCAACACCGTTGTTGCGCAGACTCGCGAATTCCTTGGGCGCGAGCGTCGCACTGTTCGTCGGCGAACGCACCGAAGCGGTAGCCGTCGCGGTGGTCGAACCGAAGAATGCTCGCTACTGGGTATCGTTCCGTGAGGGTGGTCGCCATCCCATAGACCGCGGAGCAGCCGGCTATGCCTTACTCGCCGGTCAACCTCCGCTTCCCGGCGAGTCGAGTCGGGTAACCGACGCCCGCCGCGACGGTTTCGTTCTCAGCTACGGTGAGGTCGAGCCCGGCTATTGGGGACTCGGTGTACCCCTGAAACAACCAGCTAACGAGCCAGCCGGATGCCTGACCTTGATCACGGCATCGGAAGAACTCGCCCGAGCCGCTATCCCCGAGATGATCGCAGCTGCAGACAAACTGAGCGGCGGAGCCACGTAA